In one Pseudomonas fitomaticsae genomic region, the following are encoded:
- a CDS encoding TcfC E-set like domain-containing protein, which translates to MFPMTPIAVALALLFCAGAMAAPAPAGTTPRGLLAQAKGLPADFEEHFFDVPLAVRVELDRQPLGEALVVLSRDDRITLLEFTDTSENRYDPAEREKWAGYLKSGVALGDCSGSCPDQLLAVHYNLENSLVSILTRNAERDLEAKRYHDQPLEGSSGLMVRNQLNLNGGQEQDLGGRFGLEASGSLGNWSQTFNMQVARMGGPDDKLYHAVHELYTQRELQGSFFRLGYFTPNSEGLTRQPRTFGTSPDTAVGVMYGSSDSLAINSAMPSVYPIYVTANRQGSVEIYRDGLLINTQSVPAGLQTLDTRPLPGGIYEVEVRLVEDGQITSSTQELVYKPNNWRNLDDRWRYNLFAGEESKLLSNWDKQASGSPTAGASINYLAHPRVILGLSARQVREKLQYGASIDWTLANQLSLYANVYQTRDYGTGLDLQSLYNYGSGSLILSHTRSWLDTTDLYETLPDGTRVRQRNVFIGQTSNSSLAINHRLDQRNSLNARVSHSEGNVEGVGVDLGWNRRAVLFGNDANWRLSLFDRPGSFSSGNDRSRGVDLSLNLAIGAPGQQLTGSIGSRTDRDGGRDNNASIGWRKDFKDHVLQNVSVTALSDTYGMGLSGLANFRTDTVNGDGFVQRSSYNNKFTGGLNLDSTLVMGGEKMLMTSEYEMRGAGMIVDVESDIDGIVLRADDLSGGGAALKPGRNFIPLTAYQNSSVSFDFEGNHVPAATIAPARTRYHLNKGGVDYRHIRVMKTLTVLGRLVDERGRPLKGHHVINHASRGVTEVDGFFSMEMNAGSPTLEVRRDNNLLCQFRLNEKDHRSENNVLMIGDLRCTPDTLADVTLTDHKAG; encoded by the coding sequence ATGTTCCCGATGACACCCATCGCAGTCGCGCTTGCGCTGCTGTTTTGTGCTGGTGCGATGGCGGCCCCTGCTCCTGCGGGTACGACACCTCGCGGTCTTCTGGCGCAGGCCAAAGGTTTGCCGGCGGATTTCGAGGAGCATTTCTTTGACGTGCCCCTGGCGGTGCGGGTCGAGCTTGACCGGCAACCTCTGGGCGAGGCCCTGGTGGTGCTGTCGCGCGATGACCGTATCACCCTGCTCGAATTCACCGATACCAGCGAAAACCGCTACGACCCTGCCGAACGAGAAAAGTGGGCCGGTTATCTCAAGTCCGGCGTGGCGCTGGGCGATTGCAGCGGTTCGTGCCCGGACCAACTGCTGGCGGTGCATTACAACCTGGAAAACTCCCTGGTCTCGATCCTCACCCGCAATGCCGAGCGCGATCTTGAGGCCAAGCGTTATCACGACCAGCCTCTGGAAGGCAGCAGCGGTCTTATGGTGCGCAACCAGCTCAATCTCAATGGCGGCCAGGAACAGGATCTGGGCGGGCGTTTCGGCCTTGAGGCCAGCGGCAGCCTGGGCAACTGGAGCCAGACATTCAACATGCAAGTAGCGCGCATGGGCGGCCCCGACGACAAGCTGTACCACGCCGTGCACGAGCTTTACACCCAGCGGGAGCTGCAAGGCAGCTTCTTTCGTCTGGGCTATTTCACCCCCAACTCCGAAGGCCTGACCCGTCAGCCACGTACATTCGGCACCAGCCCGGATACGGCGGTCGGCGTGATGTACGGCAGCTCCGACAGTCTGGCCATCAACAGCGCAATGCCCAGTGTCTATCCGATTTACGTCACCGCCAACCGTCAGGGTTCGGTGGAAATCTACCGTGACGGCCTGCTGATCAATACCCAGTCGGTGCCCGCCGGTTTGCAGACGCTGGATACCCGGCCGCTGCCCGGTGGCATTTACGAAGTGGAAGTGCGTCTGGTGGAAGACGGCCAGATCACCTCCAGCACCCAGGAGCTGGTCTACAAACCGAACAACTGGCGCAACCTCGACGACCGCTGGCGCTACAACCTGTTCGCCGGCGAGGAAAGCAAACTGTTGAGCAACTGGGACAAACAGGCCAGTGGAAGTCCCACTGCGGGAGCGTCGATCAATTACCTGGCACATCCACGGGTGATCCTCGGATTGTCAGCGCGCCAGGTACGGGAAAAACTGCAATACGGCGCCTCCATCGACTGGACCCTGGCCAATCAACTGAGCCTGTACGCCAATGTCTATCAGACCCGGGATTACGGCACCGGCCTGGATCTGCAAAGCCTTTACAACTACGGCTCCGGCAGTCTGATCCTCAGCCACACCCGCAGCTGGCTCGACACCACCGATCTCTACGAAACCCTGCCCGACGGCACCCGCGTACGGCAACGCAACGTGTTCATCGGCCAGACCAGCAACTCGTCGCTGGCAATCAATCATCGGCTTGATCAGCGCAATTCCCTGAATGCCCGGGTCTCTCACAGCGAAGGCAACGTCGAAGGCGTCGGTGTGGATCTGGGCTGGAACCGGCGCGCGGTACTGTTCGGCAACGATGCCAACTGGCGCCTGTCGTTGTTCGACCGGCCGGGCAGTTTCAGCAGCGGCAATGATCGCAGCCGGGGCGTCGACCTGAGCCTGAACCTGGCCATCGGCGCGCCAGGTCAGCAACTGACCGGCAGCATCGGTTCGCGTACCGATCGTGATGGTGGTCGCGACAACAATGCGTCGATCGGCTGGCGCAAGGACTTCAAGGATCACGTGCTGCAAAACGTCTCGGTCACCGCGCTGAGCGACACCTACGGCATGGGCCTGTCGGGCCTGGCCAATTTCCGCACCGACACGGTCAATGGCGATGGTTTCGTTCAGCGTTCGTCCTACAACAACAAGTTTACCGGCGGCCTGAACCTCGACAGCACTCTGGTGATGGGCGGGGAAAAGATGTTGATGACCAGCGAGTACGAGATGCGCGGGGCCGGCATGATCGTTGATGTGGAATCGGACATTGACGGGATCGTCCTGCGGGCCGATGACCTCAGTGGTGGCGGTGCGGCATTGAAGCCGGGGCGCAATTTCATTCCGTTGACCGCTTACCAGAACAGCTCCGTGAGCTTCGACTTCGAAGGCAACCATGTGCCCGCTGCGACTATCGCTCCGGCCCGCACCCGCTATCACCTGAACAAGGGCGGCGTGGATTACCGGCACATCCGGGTGATGAAAACCCTGACCGTGCTCGGCCGTCTGGTGGATGAGCGGGGCCGCCCACTCAAGGGCCATCACGTGATCAACCATGCCAGCCGTGGGGTCACTGAAGTCGACGGGTTCTTCTCGATGGAAATGAATGCCGGCTCGCCGACCCTCGAAGTACGCCGCGATAACAACCTGCTGTGCCAGTTCCGTCTCAACGAGAAAGATCATCGCAGCGAGAACAATGTGTTGATGATCGGGGATCTGCGTTGTACGCCGGACACACTTGCCGATGTGACCCTTACCGATCATAAGGCGGGTTGA
- a CDS encoding CS1 type fimbrial major subunit translates to MNKHCVAAVLAAITGLYDAMAWAARETLNFEVTLTIPSRPFYIMPSEPGWIHRPQVLLWNYPDSTLGGFSKNFDVRHDTSAIEARLESAAYLSTGRPGENIDLRVRFNGVELSADPVFRQVLSREEAATGKRVPLEIDPITPAGGYKAGEYYGNVLLLFNARAPGE, encoded by the coding sequence ATGAACAAGCATTGTGTGGCCGCCGTATTGGCGGCAATCACCGGGTTATACGACGCCATGGCGTGGGCCGCGCGGGAAACGCTGAATTTCGAAGTCACGCTGACGATTCCCAGCCGGCCGTTTTACATCATGCCCTCGGAGCCGGGCTGGATTCATCGTCCGCAGGTTCTGCTCTGGAACTATCCGGATTCGACCCTCGGTGGTTTCAGCAAGAACTTCGATGTGCGGCATGACACCAGCGCCATCGAAGCGCGCCTCGAAAGCGCGGCATATCTGTCGACTGGCCGGCCGGGGGAAAACATCGACTTGCGGGTGCGTTTCAACGGTGTGGAATTGAGCGCCGATCCTGTATTCCGGCAAGTACTGTCGAGGGAGGAAGCGGCCACAGGCAAACGGGTGCCACTGGAAATCGACCCGATAACGCCTGCCGGTGGGTACAAGGCAGGCGAGTACTACGGCAACGTCTTGTTGCTGTTCAACGCTCGGGCCCCGGGAGAATAA
- a CDS encoding CS1 type fimbrial major subunit: MIKQGGIALSVSVATLMAGAAFAAQEKYIFEVSVDIPTLEFYVIPSEADWIHLQQTLPWDIHTSTLGGLRKNFDVRTDSSAIEARLESFPFLSSGQDSRDDINLRVTFNGTELSHHPVPRQVVSREEAVAGKRVRLEIEPRAQPDGYKPGDYYGSVNIIFNVAAPAG, from the coding sequence ATGATCAAGCAAGGGGGCATTGCCTTGTCCGTGAGCGTTGCAACGCTGATGGCAGGCGCGGCATTCGCGGCGCAGGAGAAATACATCTTTGAAGTCTCGGTGGATATTCCGACCCTGGAATTCTATGTGATACCCAGCGAAGCGGACTGGATCCACCTTCAACAGACGTTGCCGTGGGATATCCACACATCGACCCTGGGCGGTTTGCGCAAGAACTTCGATGTGAGGACCGACAGCAGCGCCATCGAAGCACGCCTGGAGAGTTTCCCCTTTCTGTCCAGCGGTCAGGATTCGCGCGACGACATCAATCTGCGCGTCACGTTCAACGGCACGGAATTGAGCCATCATCCGGTCCCCCGCCAGGTCGTTTCCCGCGAGGAAGCGGTGGCGGGCAAACGGGTGCGCCTGGAAATCGAACCGAGGGCGCAGCCCGACGGGTACAAGCCGGGTGATTACTACGGCAGCGTCAACATCATTTTCAACGTGGCGGCCCCGGCGGGTTGA
- a CDS encoding VF530 family protein, which translates to MNDHNPDPLHGVTLEQILNALVTHYEWSGLAERIDIRCFKSDPTIKSSLTFLRKTPWAREKVERLYVKLMRTKRPL; encoded by the coding sequence ATGAACGACCACAACCCCGATCCGCTGCACGGCGTGACCCTCGAACAGATCCTCAATGCGCTGGTGACCCACTACGAATGGTCGGGCCTGGCCGAGCGCATCGACATCCGTTGCTTCAAGAGCGATCCGACCATCAAGTCGAGCCTGACCTTTTTGCGCAAGACGCCTTGGGCACGAGAGAAAGTCGAGCGTCTGTACGTGAAACTGATGCGCACCAAGCGTCCGCTCTGA
- a CDS encoding PadR family transcriptional regulator, producing MRDHHSPHRDHADSRDGFEKRHGRERGGRGPRVFAPGDLKLLLLALIAEQPCHGYDLIRQIETMFDGAYSPSPGVIYPTLTFLEESEMITGDAEGGKKRYAVTDAGRQSLSEQAVALDGVRMRIDVSKRSLRGHDRPPEIHEAVHNLRHALQMHHGRWSPEEILRVRDLLNDTAKAIVDGPAVQSAPEKAE from the coding sequence ATGAGAGACCATCATTCCCCCCACCGCGACCACGCCGACAGCCGTGACGGTTTCGAAAAACGTCACGGTCGCGAACGCGGCGGTCGCGGCCCCCGGGTATTCGCCCCCGGCGATCTGAAATTGCTGCTGCTGGCGCTGATCGCCGAACAGCCGTGCCACGGCTACGACCTGATCCGCCAGATCGAAACCATGTTCGACGGCGCCTACAGCCCCAGCCCCGGCGTGATCTACCCGACCCTGACATTTCTCGAAGAAAGCGAAATGATCACCGGCGATGCCGAGGGCGGCAAAAAGCGCTACGCGGTGACCGATGCCGGCCGCCAATCGCTGAGCGAACAGGCGGTGGCGCTGGATGGCGTGCGCATGCGCATCGACGTCAGCAAGCGCTCGCTGCGCGGCCACGACCGGCCGCCGGAAATCCATGAGGCGGTGCACAACCTGCGTCACGCCCTGCAGATGCACCACGGGCGCTGGAGCCCGGAAGAAATCCTGCGGGTGCGCGACCTGCTCAACGACACCGCCAAAGCCATCGTCGACGGCCCCGCCGTTCAATCTGCCCCGGAGAAAGCCGAATGA
- a CDS encoding siderophore-interacting protein, protein MTEVQTQGIHRVMHEIKRRRLEVLRVVDLTPRMRRITLGGPELAGFVSLGTDDHVKLLFPQNAEQAATLETLVLGAGKSDVPMPEMRDYTPRRYDLDKLELDIDFVLHGDGPASTWAEQAKPGQFLHIGGPRGSMIVPDIFDSYLLIGDETALPAIARRLEGLAANRKALVVIEVENGKEQQTLESAAQVNVIWVLREGGKDNLLATIKQLQVPKGNLYAWVATETKVSRQIRRVLLDEHGLDEKFVKAVGYWRAEGSEEE, encoded by the coding sequence ATGACTGAAGTCCAGACCCAAGGCATCCACCGTGTGATGCACGAAATCAAACGTCGCCGCCTGGAAGTGTTACGCGTGGTCGACCTGACCCCGCGCATGCGCCGCATTACCCTCGGCGGGCCGGAACTGGCCGGGTTCGTCAGCCTCGGCACCGACGATCACGTCAAATTGCTGTTTCCGCAAAACGCCGAACAGGCCGCGACACTGGAAACCCTGGTGCTCGGCGCCGGCAAGAGCGATGTGCCGATGCCCGAAATGCGCGACTACACTCCGCGCCGCTACGACCTCGACAAGCTTGAGCTGGACATCGACTTCGTCCTGCACGGCGACGGCCCTGCCTCGACCTGGGCCGAGCAGGCCAAACCGGGGCAGTTCCTGCACATCGGCGGGCCGCGCGGTTCGATGATCGTGCCGGACATCTTCGACAGCTACCTGCTGATCGGCGATGAAACCGCCCTGCCCGCCATCGCCCGCCGACTTGAAGGTCTGGCAGCCAATCGCAAGGCGCTGGTGGTGATCGAGGTGGAAAACGGCAAAGAGCAGCAAACCCTGGAAAGCGCGGCGCAGGTCAATGTGATCTGGGTGTTGCGTGAGGGCGGCAAAGACAATCTGCTGGCCACCATCAAACAATTGCAGGTGCCCAAGGGCAATCTGTATGCGTGGGTGGCGACCGAGACCAAGGTTTCGCGGCAGATCCGCCGGGTGCTGCTTGATGAGCACGGACTCGACGAGAAGTTCGTTAAAGCGGTCGGTTACTGGCGCGCAGAAGGCTCCGAAGAAGAGTGA
- a CDS encoding Pr6Pr family membrane protein: MNAVLRRRLITSAAVLGWAGLGIQLYLIFFARLSVGASLLGGLVSFFSYFTVLTNTLVAVVLTCAVTDRESAARRWFLQPWVSSGIAVSIAVVGLAYSILLRHLWHPQGWQFIADELLHDVIPLLFLAYWWLCVPKGTLRLKHLPLWLIYPLVYFAYALLRGHLLGAYAYPFIDVALLGYPQVFVNAGGILLGFVLIALLLIGIDRWQGRRL; encoded by the coding sequence ATGAACGCCGTATTGCGGCGACGTCTGATCACTTCGGCTGCGGTGCTGGGCTGGGCCGGATTGGGGATTCAGCTGTACCTGATTTTTTTCGCACGCCTGAGCGTCGGCGCCAGTCTGCTGGGCGGGCTGGTGAGTTTCTTCAGTTACTTCACGGTGCTCACCAATACGTTGGTGGCGGTGGTGCTGACCTGCGCGGTGACCGATCGCGAATCCGCTGCGCGCCGCTGGTTTCTGCAACCCTGGGTCAGTAGCGGGATTGCCGTCAGCATTGCGGTGGTGGGCCTGGCTTACAGCATCCTTCTGCGGCATCTGTGGCATCCGCAGGGCTGGCAGTTTATCGCCGACGAATTGCTCCACGACGTGATACCGCTGCTGTTTCTGGCTTATTGGTGGTTGTGCGTGCCGAAGGGTACCTTGCGCCTGAAGCATCTGCCGTTGTGGCTGATCTATCCGCTGGTGTACTTCGCCTATGCGCTGTTGCGCGGGCATCTGCTGGGGGCTTACGCCTATCCGTTCATTGACGTGGCGCTGCTGGGTTATCCACAGGTGTTCGTCAATGCCGGGGGGATTCTGCTGGGGTTTGTGCTGATTGCGTTGTTGCTGATCGGGATTGATCGCTGGCAGGGGCGGCGCCTTTAG
- a CDS encoding molecular chaperone: MTRLFLLLLCAVFWTTANAGPQINVGTVYDYLDGEKSTYLKRVFNSGDSTAFVKVNVLEIVYDSDGQPKEIPVTNAADGASRNGLMASPARLIIPAQGMQGTRLLYMGERDRERYFRVRFVPVVPEKEDDFVVSSEEREDYKKTLSAGVNVMTGFGTVFFVRPKDARYDTVINDTDARYEVRNNGNTVLVIDEFKSCSLTRETDCGATVKHHVMAGRTFGFDKEKGREYRFKLIEGERKQDLKVVSR, translated from the coding sequence ATGACACGTCTGTTTTTGCTGTTGCTGTGCGCGGTGTTCTGGACAACGGCCAACGCCGGGCCGCAGATCAATGTCGGCACGGTGTACGACTACCTGGACGGCGAGAAAAGCACCTACTTGAAGCGAGTGTTCAACAGCGGTGACAGCACCGCGTTCGTCAAGGTCAACGTGCTGGAAATCGTCTACGACAGCGACGGTCAGCCCAAGGAAATTCCGGTCACCAATGCCGCCGACGGGGCGTCGCGCAACGGTCTGATGGCCAGCCCGGCACGGCTGATCATTCCGGCCCAGGGCATGCAGGGCACGCGCTTGCTGTACATGGGCGAGCGCGATCGCGAGCGCTATTTCCGGGTGCGCTTCGTGCCGGTGGTGCCGGAGAAGGAAGACGACTTCGTGGTTTCCAGCGAGGAGCGCGAAGACTACAAGAAGACCCTGTCGGCCGGCGTCAACGTCATGACCGGGTTCGGCACGGTGTTTTTCGTGCGTCCGAAGGATGCACGGTACGACACGGTCATCAACGACACCGATGCCCGTTATGAAGTGCGCAACAACGGCAACACGGTGCTGGTGATCGACGAGTTCAAGAGCTGTTCGCTGACCAGGGAAACCGATTGCGGTGCGACCGTCAAACACCACGTCATGGCCGGCCGTACGTTCGGTTTTGACAAGGAAAAAGGCCGCGAATACCGCTTCAAACTGATCGAAGGCGAACGCAAGCAGGATCTCAAAGTAGTGAGTCGCTGA
- a CDS encoding CS1 type fimbrial major subunit — translation MFKKIAITASLAALALSSSVTFAAGEARHSISLIAHVPTNGFYVVPTDADLVNKDQDMSYQPSTGKMREVNGFFDVRNNNGSVYASLESVPQLISGNEVISLDVAFNNIILTQTPQMVVGEADSDVNYRAPLKISAKGTTFNPGDYTGTVPMTFDAVLPVGGSR, via the coding sequence ATGTTCAAGAAAATCGCAATCACCGCTTCCCTCGCCGCCCTGGCCCTGAGCTCTTCCGTCACCTTCGCCGCCGGTGAAGCGCGTCACTCCATCAGCCTCATTGCCCATGTGCCGACCAATGGCTTCTACGTGGTGCCGACCGATGCGGATCTGGTCAACAAGGACCAGGACATGAGCTATCAGCCAAGTACCGGCAAGATGCGCGAAGTCAATGGTTTCTTCGATGTGCGCAATAATAACGGTTCGGTATATGCCAGTCTGGAAAGTGTTCCGCAATTGATCTCCGGAAATGAAGTCATTTCTCTGGACGTTGCATTCAACAACATAATTCTGACCCAGACTCCGCAAATGGTCGTGGGCGAAGCAGACTCCGATGTGAACTACCGCGCCCCACTGAAAATCAGCGCCAAGGGCACCACGTTCAACCCGGGTGATTACACCGGTACAGTGCCGATGACCTTCGACGCCGTGCTTCCAGTTGGCGGTTCGCGTTGA
- a CDS encoding CS1 type fimbrial major subunit, which translates to MNKHWAVGALMAMTGSMSDGAWAVREERTFEVFVSVPTRPFYIVPTEPDWIHQPQRLVWNVAEATMGGLRKHFDVRHDTSAIEARLDGAPYLSNGRPGEEIPLRVSFNNVELSPDFQPREVVSRADAAVGVRVWLDIQPVRPPDGYKPGDYDGSVMLLFNARAPGE; encoded by the coding sequence ATGAACAAGCATTGGGCTGTCGGCGCGTTGATGGCCATGACCGGGTCGATGAGCGATGGGGCATGGGCGGTTCGTGAGGAGCGCACCTTCGAGGTGTTCGTATCGGTCCCCACACGGCCGTTCTACATCGTTCCGACCGAGCCGGACTGGATACATCAACCGCAGCGGCTGGTCTGGAACGTTGCCGAGGCAACCATGGGCGGGCTGCGCAAACACTTCGATGTGCGCCATGACACGAGTGCCATCGAAGCCCGCCTCGACGGTGCGCCTTACCTGTCGAACGGCAGGCCGGGCGAAGAGATTCCCTTGCGGGTGAGTTTCAACAACGTGGAGTTGAGCCCGGATTTTCAGCCCCGGGAAGTGGTGTCCCGAGCCGATGCCGCCGTAGGTGTCCGTGTCTGGCTGGACATACAACCGGTGAGACCGCCCGACGGCTACAAGCCGGGCGACTACGACGGCAGCGTCATGCTGCTGTTCAACGCCAGGGCGCCGGGCGAATAG
- a CDS encoding carbohydrate porin, producing the protein MPDFPFSRDSAISTLRLIGGCTALGLATCTQATPAFDSESPWMLGDWNGTRSELAAKGIDFKLDYTGEMGSNLHGGYDHDRTARYSDQWGLGTHLDLQKLLGWNDAEFQLTVTKRSGNNISNDRINDPRVGGFTSAQEVWGRGQTTRLTQMWYQQKFFDQKLDIKVGRFGEGEDFNSFPCDFQNLAFCGSQVGNWVGGIWYNWPVSQWAMRVKYHLTPELYAQVGAYEQNPSNLDRGNGFKLSGSGTQGAILPIELVWKPKLNGLPGEYRAGYYYSNAKATDAYKDSNGQPAALSGEAYRSASSKHGVWLGVQQQVTSVASDNSRGLSVFANGTMHDKKTNAIDNYVQAGVVYKGLFDARAKDDIGFALARVHVNPAYRKNAEATNQARAVYDYDDPSFLPPQDTEYSAELYYGMHVTNWLTVRPNLQYIRHPGGVDKVDDALIGGIKIQSSF; encoded by the coding sequence ATGCCCGATTTTCCGTTCTCCCGAGACAGCGCTATCTCAACCCTGCGCCTGATCGGCGGCTGCACCGCTCTTGGCCTCGCCACCTGCACCCAGGCCACTCCGGCCTTCGACAGTGAATCACCGTGGATGCTCGGTGACTGGAACGGCACCCGCAGCGAACTCGCGGCAAAAGGTATCGACTTCAAGCTCGACTACACCGGCGAAATGGGCAGCAACCTGCACGGCGGCTATGACCACGACCGCACCGCGCGCTACAGCGATCAATGGGGCCTCGGCACTCATCTGGACCTGCAAAAACTGCTCGGCTGGAACGACGCTGAATTCCAGCTGACCGTGACCAAGCGCAGCGGCAACAACATCAGCAACGACCGCATCAACGACCCGCGCGTCGGTGGCTTCACTTCCGCCCAGGAAGTCTGGGGCCGTGGCCAGACCACCCGCCTGACGCAGATGTGGTACCAGCAGAAATTCTTCGACCAGAAGCTCGACATCAAGGTCGGCCGCTTCGGCGAAGGCGAAGACTTCAACAGCTTCCCGTGCGACTTCCAGAACCTGGCGTTCTGCGGCTCGCAGGTCGGCAACTGGGTCGGCGGCATCTGGTACAACTGGCCGGTCAGCCAATGGGCAATGCGCGTCAAATATCACCTGACGCCGGAGCTGTACGCGCAAGTCGGCGCCTATGAGCAGAACCCGTCGAACCTCGATCGCGGCAACGGCTTCAAACTCAGCGGCAGCGGCACCCAGGGCGCGATCCTGCCGATCGAACTGGTGTGGAAGCCGAAACTCAACGGCCTGCCGGGCGAATACCGCGCCGGTTACTACTACAGCAACGCCAAGGCCACCGACGCCTATAAAGACAGCAACGGCCAGCCGGCGGCCCTGAGCGGCGAAGCCTATCGCAGCGCCTCCAGCAAACACGGCGTTTGGCTCGGCGTGCAGCAGCAGGTCACCAGCGTCGCCAGCGACAACTCTCGTGGCCTGAGCGTGTTCGCCAACGGCACGATGCACGACAAGAAAACCAACGCCATCGACAACTACGTCCAGGCCGGCGTGGTCTACAAAGGCCTGTTCGACGCCCGCGCCAAGGACGACATCGGTTTCGCCCTGGCTCGCGTTCACGTCAACCCGGCCTACCGCAAGAACGCCGAAGCGACCAACCAGGCCCGCGCCGTCTACGACTACGACGATCCGTCGTTCCTGCCACCGCAGGACACCGAATACAGCGCCGAGCTTTATTACGGCATGCACGTCACCAATTGGCTGACCGTGCGCCCGAACCTGCAATACATCCGCCATCCGGGCGGTGTGGACAAGGTCGACGACGCGCTGATCGGCGGGATCAAGATCCAGTCGTCGTTCTGA